GAGCAGATGGAGATACTGGTTCATTTTTGCATACCCAAGGCTTAATTGGATATTCGCAGGAAAACGGATTTCGGTACTTAATCGGGGTTCAGGATTAAAATAGGCGGTATCCGAAACGGCAAACCCCGAATACCTGAATCCCAGATTGAGATGCCAAAAGGGCAAAATTTTCATTCGATCTTCCAGAAATATGCCTCCTTCATAAGCCGGAATCGGAGCATCTGCTATCGTGGTATCAATATCTCCTCTGAGATCAAGTTTTCCCGGTGAAAAATGATGGTAAGTACCCGTTACACCAAATTTGATTTCGTGGCTGGGAACGGGATAATAATCGAACTGGGTATTAATCGCCCAATCTCTCACATGAGAACGTGAAATAAAGCTATTGTCTTTTAAATCATTCTGGCCTGCAGGGGCTTTTTCTGAAGTTTTTATTCTGTATTGATAGCGGGAATAGGTAAGCTGATTTTGCATAAAAAGCTTGTCACTCAGCAACCGGTTATACCTCAAGGTTGCCGTTTGATTTCCCCAGTCAAGCCCAAAAATCGATGAACCATTTTGAGGTCTCCCGTCTCCGGCCCGCCAAAAATCCTGCCCTCCGTAGGTACTGAAAAATAGCTGACTTCCATCCTTAAATCGATGGTTTATTTTCCCATTCACATCAACCAACCAGTAATTAAAATAGGCATCGGCGCCTCCGGATCGGTATGAGAGGTACACTGGTAAAAGAAACAACCCGAGGTAGGATGATCTTGCTGAAAACAGATAAGATGTCTGGTCGTTAATGGGCCCCTCACGAAGAAATTTTGAGGAAATCAATCCGACGCTTGCGGTTCCTTTTTCTTTGGTTTGATTTCCTTCTTTTAGCCGGATATCTACCACAGAAGACAATCTCCCTCCAAATCGGGCGGGAAAATTTCCTTTATAAAGATCCACCTGACGAATCGCATCGGAGTTAAAAACGGATAAAAACCCAAACAAGTGAGAGGCATTATAAACCGGAGAGCCATCGAGCAAAAGTAGGTTTTGATCAGGACTTCCGCCTCTGACAAGCAATCCGGAAGTACCTTCCACCCCTGTACTTACTCCGGCGGTAAGTGCCAATGCCTTCAAAATATCCACTTCTCCCATTAAAGGAGGCACTTGTTTGAGCTGTTCAATCGGAATCTGGATACGCCCCAATTCATGGGTTTCCTTTTGTTTTTCAGCTACTATTTCAATCTCGTCAAGACTCAGGGGAGCCAGTTCAAACTGTATTAAAGTATCATTTTGCAATTGAAATGAAGCCCGGTTACTTTTAAATGAAACAAAACGGGTTTTTAATATGACCGGCCCTTTGGGGAGGGTAAGGCTGAAAAAGCCGTAGGTATTGGTTTGAATCCCTCTTTGGGAAAGAGAGTCGTAAACCGAAACGCCTGTCATAGGCTCTTTTCCCCCAACCGTTTCTACATAACCGCTGATAGTATAACTCTGCCCTTTCAGGTTGTTCATTATCGCTCCCATCCCAATTAGCCAAACAGCCAAACGAACATAATTTCGGAACATATAGATTTATTAGTATTTGGATAAAGATAATCACTGGCCAGACGATTAAGCTGGCCAGTGAGTTGCATTGTAATTACAATTCGTAAAGATACCTTGAATAGCAGTCTCCGTAATCTTCACTGGATGTATGAAAACCCTTAACATCGGCATCCCCTCTTAAACAACCTCCGCAAAAAGAATCTTCAAATCCGATTGAGCCAGTTGTTTTTGCATAATCCTTATTGAACCAAAAATCCCGATCATTATGGGTACTACCCCACTCAACATATCCAAAAGCGTGAAATCCAACCTGATCAACTTCGTTCCCAAACCAGATACCTGCAGTTTTTTTCTGGTGTTTGGTTTCCAGCGAATATCCCTGGCTGCCAGAATAGTTAGACCAGGCAACTTCCCCTTTAACCCTGTACTTACTATCATTGGGATTAACTGTTATACAATCATAATGTTGTACAATGCCCCTCGAAGCAGCAGTTGAGGTTTGAATAACTTCTCTTTCAATGGGTTCTGTTTCATAATCGAAGTAAAATGATGGGAGTGTGCTTTCGTTAAGGTTTTTTAATGCTTCAACTGCGGCTTCATCACTGGCTTTAACAGATATTACCTGATAAAAAAGGAATTTATATACCAAATCTCCAATCTGAATCATTGCATCCTTATTGAGAAAGTGTCTCATTGTTGGAATAACAACAACTTCTACTTCCTGAAGTTCCCGACCTTCATCTGGCATAATAGTAATCAGGTTTTCAAAGCCGGCAAGACTTCCATCTCTCATGTATGCCTCTACAATTGCGAGATGATCATCTTCATGAATGTCTTCATATGCCATCGCATAGGAATAAAAATCCCCTACATCTTTCAATGCTTCTGAATAATCTTTTCCCTCAGCAGGAAAAGCTAAAACATAATTATTGAATTGCTGAAACTGATTCTGGTTGGTAAAAATTAGCAGCCCATTTTGATTTTTGGGCAAAAGATCATTGTTTTTGGTTTCAAAGATAGTGTTTTCTTCAATAGGACTTATGGCACTTTTTTGGCACGCAGTAAATACCAATAAGCTCAGTATAACTGCACTTAAAAAGGTGGAAATTTGCCTTATTTTGCGGGGGGGGGGGGGGGATTGCTTAAGTATTGTTTTCATATAAAAAGGTAATTAAAAAGTTACTTGGTTTGTGCTATCCGGTTAAAGGCAGGATTATGATCTGTTAAGAGATTTGATTTCGCTGCTTTAATTGAGATAGAATTGGTAGATGGAAAATTGAAAATACGAATTTTTTTTCAGGAAGTATTGTTGC
The Bacteroidia bacterium DNA segment above includes these coding regions:
- a CDS encoding TonB-dependent receptor plug domain-containing protein, giving the protein MAVWLIGMGAIMNNLKGQSYTISGYVETVGGKEPMTGVSVYDSLSQRGIQTNTYGFFSLTLPKGPVILKTRFVSFKSNRASFQLQNDTLIQFELAPLSLDEIEIVAEKQKETHELGRIQIPIEQLKQVPPLMGEVDILKALALTAGVSTGVEGTSGLLVRGGSPDQNLLLLDGSPVYNASHLFGFLSVFNSDAIRQVDLYKGNFPARFGGRLSSVVDIRLKEGNQTKEKGTASVGLISSKFLREGPINDQTSYLFSARSSYLGLFLLPVYLSYRSGGADAYFNYWLVDVNGKINHRFKDGSQLFFSTYGGQDFWRAGDGRPQNGSSIFGLDWGNQTATLRYNRLLSDKLFMQNQLTYSRYQYRIKTSEKAPAGQNDLKDNSFISRSHVRDWAINTQFDYYPVPSHEIKFGVTGTYHHFSPGKLDLRGDIDTTIADAPIPAYEGGIFLEDRMKILPFWHLNLGFRYSGFAVSDTAYFNPEPRLSTEIRFPANIQLSLGYAKMNQYLHLLSNNGVGLPNDIWVPPTDKVPPQKAILWSAGLAQTIRGIEWSVEGYYKQLSGLIDYRQGIDFATSINTNWQELVEINGEGTAYGIETMIRKPEGRLNGWIAYTYSKNQRKFANINNGTAYPGNFDRRHDISITGAYQLNDYWSLSLAWQFQSGRPVTLPVAIEKAHNNTNSSRETFILIYKGRNQSRMPDFHRLDVSATFYPDGNDHSRSWSFGVNNAYNRKNPFFLDLRRTEKYNLIQWSLIPFLPWLSYQWEF